The genomic DNA ATGTTTTATGAGCTTGTGTTTATTCATGCTGAGAAAAACTTTCAGATTGAGGTCAAAGGTCGGTCCAGCTGCACAGCAACTGGGCCTGCAGCTGATAGGGACTCTGCTGtctaaaggtgctgacacaccaaaaaGACTGCCGACCGtgggcagaaaaggcagtcggactgattaGTCAGGTccctgaggtccaaaaagtgcctcataacacaccgaagagacgccgacttgagtgtaCACTCTGCGCGTGTGCGAAACGTAAtaggtctccatagcagcaggcggtgctgctctgtattgtttccattaacagtccgattgtttcccagaaaatgaaaaccggcagctgattggacgaacgcgtcacgtggttcttttttctccggaaattcatagccagactgtcatggcggcttgttcagaatacaatctcatattgtactaaaatagttcaccaaaacgtgtttctgaaaacattttaagcgagaaataggccatacagttgctgaatctgtcttcatttcagattgacaaaggtccgtttttaaaagatttttgtcagattttgagcggcTCATCCGCTCACCATTTCCgggcgagtcccgactgccctgtctcccgACTGAACGtgtcgggtcggcccaaatgaaggccggctcctccgacggacgacggcacgggacacaccgaacaaactcgagtcaccgacctcgccagacggtccgacggccgattatcggcttggtgtgtctcctCTATTACTCaaaagccgctttccgaccggagggatttttgcagttcctagaacatgaaattcctagaaccctttttttttctcgtgttccgactggaccaatttggggatttttaagagcctctggccgcagttcctataactctttcagctcctacttcagggcacgggctgttcccttttcagcatatgaacctaggtcaacgagggtcgggtttcgggtacagacagaccaacaacgggacaattttcgccatcttattcatcactaatttcacttctgacaacgttttaggtgaTAAATTAACCGTTTTAGATTTCGAATAcgggcagtcttgcgaaaattgacaatttgcttcaaagttttcggagttgggAAGCTCCAtaaagtgaggcgacagccagcaggcgcgtGCCCCGGctgctagctcgtcgctcggccatgactggctcagagaccccgctgtaagctggaggtctctcggactgctctcgtaaataagaggctctTATTTCGCcattgacggttcgtttgtttaaatatcacaacacatgtccatcataagattaacgggaacctgtggttaacttgtcttttcggagttaaactccacaagcatgTCCtgcggccgtcacacacacacacacacacacacacacacacacacacagacacagacacagtcacacacacgtccacagcgcagaaggcagaggcgggggggagagagatacccgtttctctttgggagacttgtttaaattatgacaaatatgctatatacattagatttagtatttagttcatagttttttggtgtatttgttttatgattttaacgctataaagaccattgccgtgcttgcatcactcccttacccctcctaccagtccctatggctaCTTCgcagtgcgaatgcaattggaaaaaacggttttgggggagagtagttagtagatctgtttagaagtggacttttcctataactacgtttctgtaactacttggttggAAAGCGGCTAATGACACTTctgcagtatacagtatattatgtaaCTGTGACACCATTCACTGCTCAGCTGTGCTGTATGAAAACCCTTTGCAAATGATGCTGCACTAATGCAGGATGGATACAGTGTTTGGGCCCTCTACTGCATTGGCATTATATGTATTTAAAATTTGCCATGTCATATTTTAAAATGGATACAGTTGTAGCACAGAATGGgtgatatttttcttttattctttaaatACTTGTGTGAAGTGCAGGGAAGAACAGTACAAAAGATGACATGCTCTAtgtggtttgtgtgtctgaggtGAGGACAGACACAAGTTGGTAGTCTGAGATCTCACATGCACTGAATCAGTAGGCCACTAAATTTTGTTTTGACATGAATAAAATGAATCAAACTTTTAGGAACTTGGTAGAAACTACTGTTGATCAGTATAAACTGTATGTTAAAGCATGTTTACGTGTTGCTGAGCCGAACACTGGGGTAGTGGGAGAGGAGGTAAAAGGGTCAGGATTTGAGTGTGGGAGAGGAATGGAGAGACAGCAGGCCTGAATCATCCTTATCGCCCAATGAAGGATGAAGGGAACACTCGAGTGCATTAGGAAAATGCAGAGAGTAAAAGTTTTCAGGACTGATGAAGTTCAGGGGGGGAGAAGAGTATTTATTATAGTAGATGGCATTCTGACAAGGTAATGGTAAGCTAAAAAGTTAAACATTTCTGTATTTAAGATTAAGCTGGTTTGATTCATTAACTTTTTAGGAGAAAATGGAGCAGTAGTTTAGTAGTTATATTATATAAGGACTCTCAGACAGTTGTGAAAAGCCTTAAAACAGCAATTTCCAGAGCTTGATAGTTGCATACTTTTTAATCAAAAGTATGGAAATATTGTGATGATATCCTGATAGATGTAGAGTTACAGCTGGTCAGAAAGAAATTCCAGCTGGAGAGGAAAGCAAAACATTAAGGAGGGAGTTGGGGGTAAGTACaagcgagtgagagagagatggtttAAACTGCAGTACACAACTGCAGGTTTTATAAAAGTAAGGTAGGAGGAGGGTGCAGGGCAGCTTTGAGGGTTGTAACAGATAAGTTATACACATGTATGCCCATGTTTATCTTTACTTTGTAAGACCTCCTGAAATGCTCCAGATCTGTGCCAGGTTTTATGGAGAAAACCCTCtagagtgtctttttttttctcatgtgaaATATTGTGTTGGGTGTGTTTTTGGATGATAAACAGAATGCCCTCAAATAAGTGTTCTCAATGTTGCCTGTTCAATTCCAAGAACCCTAAATACTTATcccatctgtctttctgtgctTTTTATTCTCACCCgtttattttcttttgatttctccccctctctccatcctcctagGTCCTGGTTAATCCCTCTCTAAGCTGCTGTCACATGAGGCCTAATTATGAAAGAGCAGGAGAACAGAATCCTGGTCTCTCCAGTCATTAAAGAGGTCGTCGGCCTACAGAAATGCCATCGGTATGCATTAAAAGTCTCTGAACCGTGATGAGATTTGAGGGTAGCCCAGATTAATGCTTACTGACTAATGGGTCAAGTAGGTTGTTTTGTTTAAGTTAATCTCATAcgtctcttttattttttcagctgttctgaaatgcaCTTTTATATTTTGACTGTTCCAAAGCATCCTTTCATTCTCAACTAGCTACCAAACAGTCTTTGAAAGTTTTGGGTTTTGACGTCTAGCTTCCTAGACTCCTGACCCCTCGCCCCCTCCAGTTTTTCCAGTTCCTCAACATCTGAAACAACGTCAGACTTATCTGATTATAAAATCTCTCATCGCTGACGGAGCCAAACCCCACCCTAATTCCCCAAGCAGAACTATTTAAGACTTTTGGATCAAAGTTATGAGATTAGGATCTTTTATAAAAAGATGGATGTAGCCATCTCCCAGTTActtacatgtttttgtttagatgtagcaagtgtgtgtgtgtgtgtgtgtgtgtaaacatttatcctttttttttctgagggAAAATATAAGACTTATTGTCAACAGATGAATTATGTGTCTGATAAAATACTATGGAATTATTTAACCAGTGGTAAACTGTGTCCAATTGCAACAGAGCAGTAAAACAACAAATTTCTGCACAGAAGTTTGCACCATTCGTCCATATGCTCTGTTAAATGAATTCTCCCACAGAATAAATGGGAAGCCTAGAGCTGAGATTAAAATTGTCTAAACAAAGCCAGTTACAGTGTGACTGCTAATTGGCCAGTGGTAGATGACAGCCTTGCAGAAAAAGAGCCCCCACACGCCAAAAAATCCACCCTCTCCCTTATCTCCCCATTTCTTACTGTAGAGTGGCAGAGGAAGCCAAATACCACCATGACAATGGCTGGTGTCAGGATGGTCCCGAACACCAGTCCAGCAAGGCAGGCGTTTATCGTGGCAATAATCAGGTTCTGAGCCGTCACCAGCACTGAGCATGCCCAGCAGTCCAGGGACCCCCGCAGCTCCAGAGGAGCTTCACTGCCCCCACCACCGCTCTCCGCTGCAGAATAAGGAGGAGGTACAACTACACGTGAAGGTGTTTCTCTGCCTCCACCCACAGCGGTGGTGGAGGCCAGGGAGTTGGAGTGGTGAAGATGCTGGTGGTGGCTgttatggtggtggtagtgatGAGGCGGCAGTTCCTCGGACAGGTCCAATGCCTGGTGGTGGGCCCCCTTCTCTAGAGTACCAGTCATACTCATAGTAAACTGggcagaaaaataaacaaattgagATGGAAATAGAAATGTTATCAGAATCAATAACAGAGCTTACAGAATTGCACGTGCTACTGCAGATGTTTTGAAACTGTTGGTCAGCCCCAATTAGCATGTTTGGAGGCTATATTTGTGGAAAACGTGATAAGAGAGTACAGTGGTTAGGTGCCATAATTACACAATACTTTCGTACTAAATCAAATGCCACTCTTCTGAGGCTTAGTGGCTCTGGGTTCACAAAGAGGTTAAAGGTTTTATCTGTCAGGAAGCAATCCTTGTGTGATGTCTTCTGTGAGGTGATGATTATCAGACAGCTGATTGtccaaaaaaaggaaaggggCCATAATTGCTAAATGTAGTTTGTGTAGTAGAGAGATGAAGGCTAACTTGCATCAAAGTcacatgtttgtgtttatacGTGCTGTCATGCCTGTGGGTTAAGTAGAGATGGTATTAAAGACAGAAGTCCTCCATGTAAAATCTACTTTGATACAAGCTCCTTTtagtttgcattcatttgattttctGCCAGATTATGTGGTACAGGATATCCTTACTTCTCAAAGGTCTCGGTTAGACAGGGGCCATCTCTGAGTAACCGGTTTTGGAAAAATCCCAGTAAGGATGACACAGtcaacctgtctgtctttcctttTAGCCAAAACGACAGACAGATGCTGGGTGCTTTGACGTTCAGCAATCTTTACTGTTAATATTTTTGCTTTTAAGGggacatgcatgcattatttgTTAAATTTCAATGGTGGTAACTCTCAAGGTAATTTGATAGCTCAAGACGCATCGTAAAGTACCATATTGGTATACTTTTATTGTACGTGTGCAACACCAAGATGCTCTGACAGTAACGGTTGCCCGGTTGTCCTTTTCAACCAGATTGAGTCAATTGGCAACCGTTTCATGGCTGCTggttgccccctttggcaacctgttcaatatttgtgtttttttaatatataaaaacaaatcaaaacttacaaaactggAAATTCTTATTTCAAAAGTAGTCAATATTTTGTTTGGTTGTCGACATCACAACATATAACAGGTCTCcagggtccgcttcgtggaatggacgaaatgagaaatgttttctgttgagatgctgaagcattgacgtcgtgttattattgtggtaagctagttcggtttttcagtagacacactgtacagagttgtCGGTTTAACtgcgtttgaactgattccaaactttggacactttctgttttctccagcctgtctcttctcttagcccctcactatttacgctctagCATGTGCCGCCCGCAGActtagcagcgtctggtgtgcgacaataataatgatccgtgtggaaacaccgtccgtcagcaatacaacgttggtaacattgatttaacgaagcttcgaggcaagtcattttgcatcgaggatttttttgtaatcgagttattcgaggaattgTTTCAGCCCTAGATAAATGTGCACTCGAAGCTGA from Sander vitreus isolate 19-12246 chromosome 19, sanVit1, whole genome shotgun sequence includes the following:
- the tmem88b gene encoding transmembrane protein 88b, giving the protein MSMTGTLEKGAHHQALDLSEELPPHHYHHHNSHHQHLHHSNSLASTTAVGGGRETPSRVVVPPPYSAAESGGGGSEAPLELRGSLDCWACSVLVTAQNLIIATINACLAGLVFGTILTPAIVMVVFGFLCHSTVRPHGTTPYCSDLLTDGGCVALLVVGFLLVTPLLVLALAAYCRLARHLQLGLCFIPYSRAVYKNLPATRHRGLGTGCCGGRHGTNGSGKGKVWV